A DNA window from Thermococcus sp. 4557 contains the following coding sequences:
- a CDS encoding 30S ribosomal protein S11, with protein MSEEVQQQVNLKKKEKWGVAHIYSSYNNTIIHITDLTGAETVSRWSGGMVVKADRDEPSPYAAMIAARRAAEEAMEKGFTGVHIKVRAPGGSRSKSPGPGAQAAIRALSRAGLRIGRVEDATPIPHDGTRPKGGRRGRRV; from the coding sequence ATGAGCGAGGAAGTTCAGCAGCAGGTTAACCTTAAGAAGAAGGAGAAGTGGGGAGTTGCCCACATCTACTCCTCCTACAACAACACCATCATCCACATCACCGACCTCACCGGGGCCGAGACCGTCAGCAGGTGGAGCGGTGGTATGGTCGTCAAGGCCGACAGGGACGAGCCCTCCCCGTACGCGGCTATGATAGCCGCCAGGAGGGCCGCCGAGGAGGCCATGGAGAAGGGCTTCACCGGAGTCCACATCAAGGTCCGCGCCCCCGGTGGAAGCAGGAGCAAGAGCCCGGGACCGGGTGCCCAGGCCGCCATCCGTGCCCTCTCCAGGGCCGGCCTCAGGATCGGAAGGGTTGAGGACGCCACCCCGATTCCGCACGACGGCACTAGGCCGAAGGGCGGAAGAAGGGGCAGGCGCGTCTGA
- a CDS encoding 30S ribosomal protein S4, producing MGDPKRQRKRYETPSHPWIKERLDRERVLMKKYALKNKKELWRHETQLKEFRRRARRLLAARGRQAEVERAQLLQRLNRLGLLPADAALDDVLSLTVEDVLDRRLQTLVYKKGLARTIGQARQLIVHGHIEINGQIIRSPGYLVLREEEDTITYSKASPFAKESHPERMVIEQAKQGEAS from the coding sequence ATGGGAGACCCTAAGAGGCAGAGGAAGAGGTACGAGACTCCCTCTCACCCCTGGATTAAGGAGAGGCTCGACCGTGAGAGAGTCCTCATGAAGAAGTACGCCCTCAAGAACAAGAAGGAGCTCTGGAGGCACGAGACCCAGCTCAAGGAGTTCAGGCGTAGGGCCAGGCGCCTCCTTGCCGCCCGCGGCAGGCAGGCCGAGGTTGAGAGGGCCCAGCTCCTCCAGAGGCTCAACAGGCTCGGTCTCCTTCCGGCCGATGCCGCTCTCGATGACGTTCTCTCCCTGACGGTTGAGGACGTCCTCGACAGGCGCCTTCAGACTCTCGTCTACAAGAAGGGCCTCGCCAGGACCATCGGACAGGCCAGGCAGCTCATAGTTCACGGCCACATCGAGATAAACGGCCAGATAATACGCTCTCCTGGCTACCTCGTCCTCAGGGAGGAGGAAGACACCATAACCTACTCGAAGGCCTCTCCTTTCGCTAAGGAGAGCCACCCCGAGAGGATGGTTATTGAACAGGCTAAGCAGGGTGAGGCCTCATGA
- a CDS encoding RNA-guided pseudouridylation complex pseudouridine synthase subunit Cbf5, with translation MARDEVRRILPADIKREVLVKDEKAETNPKWGFPPEKRPMEMHMQFGIINLDKPPGPTSHEVVAWIKRLFDLNKAGHGGTLDPKVSGVLPVALERATRVVQALLPAGKEYVALMHLHGDVPENKIRAVMKEFEGEIIQRPPLRSAVKRRLRTRKVYYIEILEIDGKDVLFRVGVEAGTYIRSLIHHIGLALGVGAHMAELRRTRSGPFKEDETLVTLHDLIDYYHFWKDDGIEEYFRKAIQPMEKAVEHLPKVWIRDSAVAAVTYGADLAVPGIVKLNKGIKRGDLVAVMTLKDELVALGKATMTSGEMLQRSKGIAVDVDKVFMPRDWYPKLW, from the coding sequence ATGGCGAGGGACGAAGTGAGGAGGATCCTTCCCGCTGACATAAAGCGAGAGGTTCTGGTTAAGGACGAGAAGGCCGAGACGAATCCGAAGTGGGGCTTTCCGCCGGAGAAGAGGCCCATGGAGATGCACATGCAGTTCGGGATAATAAACCTCGACAAGCCCCCCGGACCGACGAGCCATGAGGTCGTTGCCTGGATCAAGAGGCTCTTCGACCTGAACAAGGCCGGCCACGGCGGAACCCTCGACCCGAAGGTCAGCGGCGTTCTGCCTGTGGCGCTTGAGAGGGCCACAAGGGTCGTCCAGGCCCTCCTGCCTGCTGGAAAGGAGTATGTCGCGTTGATGCACCTCCACGGTGACGTTCCTGAGAATAAAATCCGCGCGGTTATGAAGGAATTCGAGGGCGAGATAATCCAGAGGCCGCCCCTGAGGAGCGCGGTCAAGAGAAGGCTGAGGACGAGGAAGGTCTACTACATTGAGATACTCGAGATCGATGGTAAGGACGTCCTCTTCCGCGTTGGAGTCGAAGCAGGAACCTACATCAGGTCGCTCATCCACCACATAGGCCTTGCCTTGGGAGTTGGAGCGCACATGGCCGAGCTGAGGAGGACGAGAAGTGGTCCCTTCAAGGAGGACGAAACCCTCGTGACGCTCCACGACCTCATAGACTACTATCACTTCTGGAAGGACGACGGCATCGAGGAGTACTTCAGGAAGGCCATCCAGCCGATGGAGAAAGCCGTTGAGCATCTCCCCAAGGTGTGGATTAGGGACTCTGCCGTTGCCGCTGTAACCTACGGTGCCGACCTGGCCGTTCCGGGAATAGTGAAGCTCAACAAGGGCATCAAGAGGGGCGACCTCGTTGCGGTCATGACCCTCAAGGATGAACTCGTTGCACTCGGCAAGGCCACCATGACAAGCGGTGAGATGCTCCAGCGGAGCAAGGGTATAGCGGTTGACGTGGACAAGGTCTTTATGCCAAGGGACTGGTATCCCAAACTCTGGTGA
- a CDS encoding 30S ribosomal protein S13 produces the protein MTDNFRHIVRVAGVDLDGNKQLRWALTGIRGIGINFATMVLRVAGIDPYMKTGYLTDEQVKKIEKVLEDPIAHGIPAWAVNRQKDYETGKDMHLITAKLVMAWREDVNRLRRIRAYRGIRHELGLPLRGQRTRSNFRHGSTLGVSRRKK, from the coding sequence ATGACGGACAACTTCAGACACATCGTCCGTGTAGCGGGAGTTGATTTGGACGGAAATAAGCAGCTGAGATGGGCCCTCACGGGCATCAGGGGTATAGGCATAAACTTCGCTACGATGGTGCTCAGGGTTGCAGGAATCGACCCGTACATGAAGACCGGTTACCTGACCGACGAGCAGGTCAAGAAGATTGAGAAGGTGCTCGAGGACCCGATCGCCCACGGTATACCCGCCTGGGCCGTTAACAGGCAGAAGGACTACGAGACCGGCAAGGACATGCACCTCATCACCGCCAAGCTCGTCATGGCCTGGCGTGAGGACGTTAACAGGCTCAGGAGAATACGCGCTTACCGCGGCATAAGGCACGAGCTCGGCCTCCCGCTCCGCGGCCAGAGGACCAGGTCGAACTTCAGGCACGGCAGCACCCTCGGTGTGAGCAGAAGGAAGAAGTGA
- a CDS encoding DNA-directed RNA polymerase subunit D: MEPKFQILEKREDSIKFIVEGVDVPFANALRRTILADVPTFAVDEVEFFENDSALFDEIIAHRVGMIPLTTPHERFSLDSLELDEYTVTLSLEAEGPGMVYSGDLKSSDEGVKPANPNIPIVKLAEGQRLTFNAYAKLGRGKDHAKWQPGFVYYKYLTRIHVSKEVPDWKELKELAERRGLPAEETDGELVITTIKAFYLPRKFDAYVGEKIWEETVPNAFVFTVETNGELPVEEIVTIALKILMRKSDRFISELHKLAD; encoded by the coding sequence ATGGAGCCAAAGTTTCAGATTCTTGAGAAAAGGGAGGACTCGATTAAGTTCATCGTTGAGGGAGTTGATGTGCCCTTCGCCAACGCCCTGAGGAGGACCATCCTCGCGGACGTCCCGACCTTTGCGGTGGATGAGGTTGAGTTCTTCGAGAACGATTCCGCCCTCTTCGATGAGATAATCGCCCACAGGGTGGGTATGATACCGCTCACCACTCCCCACGAGAGGTTCTCCCTCGATTCACTTGAGCTTGACGAGTACACGGTTACGCTCTCCCTCGAGGCAGAGGGCCCCGGAATGGTTTACTCCGGCGACCTTAAGAGCAGCGATGAGGGCGTGAAGCCCGCCAACCCCAACATCCCGATAGTCAAGCTCGCCGAGGGTCAGAGGCTTACGTTTAACGCCTACGCAAAACTCGGCCGCGGAAAGGACCACGCCAAGTGGCAGCCCGGCTTCGTCTACTACAAGTACCTCACCAGGATTCACGTTAGCAAGGAAGTTCCCGACTGGAAGGAGCTCAAGGAGCTCGCCGAGAGGCGCGGTCTTCCGGCGGAGGAGACCGACGGGGAGCTCGTTATAACCACGATCAAGGCGTTCTACCTTCCACGGAAGTTTGACGCCTACGTGGGGGAGAAAATCTGGGAGGAGACCGTACCCAACGCCTTTGTCTTCACCGTCGAGACCAATGGGGAACTTCCGGTTGAGGAAATCGTGACCATAGCCCTCAAAATCCTCATGAGGAAGAGCGATAGATTTATAAGCGAACTCCATAAATTAGCGGACTGA
- a CDS encoding class I SAM-dependent methyltransferase — protein sequence MSHYYSEEPNVPLKTKTIEVCLRGQCFKFITASGVFSFGKLDRGTELLIESMILDEGWRVLDLGCGYGAIGIAASRFVSHVVMTDVNRRAVSIARKNLKINGVRNAEVRWGSLYEPVRGERFNAIITNPPVHAGKEVLREIVINAPRHLNDGGLLQLVIKTKQGAKYIKALMDDHFTEVRELAKGSGYRVYAGIA from the coding sequence ATGAGCCACTACTACTCAGAAGAGCCGAACGTTCCACTGAAGACGAAGACCATAGAGGTCTGCCTCAGGGGGCAGTGTTTCAAGTTCATAACCGCCAGTGGGGTCTTTTCATTCGGGAAGCTCGACAGGGGAACGGAGTTGCTCATAGAGAGCATGATACTCGATGAGGGCTGGCGCGTCCTCGACCTGGGCTGCGGCTACGGGGCGATAGGAATTGCTGCATCGCGCTTCGTGAGCCATGTCGTCATGACCGACGTGAACAGGCGCGCGGTTAGCATAGCGAGGAAAAACTTAAAAATCAACGGCGTTAGAAACGCCGAGGTGAGGTGGGGAAGCCTCTACGAGCCCGTCAGGGGCGAAAGGTTCAACGCGATCATCACTAATCCCCCGGTACACGCGGGGAAGGAAGTGCTGAGGGAAATAGTTATAAACGCTCCCCGGCATCTCAACGATGGAGGCCTCCTGCAGCTGGTGATTAAGACGAAGCAGGGGGCAAAGTATATTAAGGCTCTAATGGATGACCACTTCACCGAAGTGAGAGAGCTGGCTAAGGGGAGCGGCTACCGCGTGTATGCCGGGATCGCCTAG
- the rplM gene encoding 50S ribosomal protein L13 — protein sequence MRIINAEGLILGRLASKVAKMLLEGEEVVIVNAEKAIITGNREDIFAKYKQRTGLRTRTNPRKGPFYPKRSDEIVRRTVRGMLPWKTDRGRKAFKRLKVYVGVPKEFEGRELETISEAHSSRIATPKYVTVGEVAKFLGGKF from the coding sequence ATGAGGATAATTAACGCTGAAGGACTCATACTCGGAAGGCTCGCCTCGAAGGTCGCCAAGATGCTCCTCGAGGGCGAGGAGGTCGTCATTGTCAACGCCGAGAAGGCCATCATCACCGGAAACCGCGAGGACATCTTCGCCAAGTACAAGCAGAGGACCGGACTGAGGACCAGGACCAACCCGAGGAAGGGTCCGTTCTACCCGAAGAGGAGCGACGAGATAGTCAGGAGAACCGTCAGGGGAATGCTCCCCTGGAAGACCGACCGCGGAAGGAAGGCCTTCAAGAGGCTCAAGGTTTACGTCGGTGTTCCGAAGGAGTTCGAGGGCAGGGAGCTTGAGACCATAAGCGAGGCCCACAGCTCGAGGATCGCAACCCCGAAGTACGTTACCGTTGGAGAGGTTGCCAAGTTCCTCGGTGGAAAGTTCTGA
- a CDS encoding 50S ribosomal protein L18e: protein MVKRTGPTDINLRRLIRYLRKKSNEEGVKIWKDIAWRLEGPRRQRAEVNVSRINRYTKDGDTVIVPGSVLGAGKLEHKVTVAAWKFSETAKKKIVEAGGEVLTIEELIERNPKGSGVIIME from the coding sequence ATGGTCAAGAGAACCGGACCCACTGACATCAACCTGAGGAGGCTCATCCGCTACCTCAGAAAGAAGTCTAACGAGGAAGGGGTTAAGATATGGAAGGACATAGCCTGGCGCCTTGAGGGGCCCAGGAGGCAGAGGGCTGAAGTGAACGTCAGCAGGATCAACCGCTACACCAAGGACGGCGACACCGTCATCGTTCCCGGAAGCGTCCTCGGTGCAGGAAAGCTCGAGCACAAGGTCACCGTTGCCGCCTGGAAGTTCAGCGAGACGGCCAAGAAGAAGATAGTCGAGGCCGGTGGAGAGGTCCTCACCATTGAGGAGCTCATCGAGAGAAACCCGAAGGGTAGTGGAGTAATCATAATGGAGTGA
- a CDS encoding 50S ribosomal protein L14e, with the protein MPAMEVGRLAVIIAGRRAGEKVVVVDVIDRNFVLVTGAGLNKVKRRRMNVKHLEPLPEKVSIERGADDEAVKAALEQAGISLE; encoded by the coding sequence ATGCCAGCTATGGAAGTCGGAAGGCTTGCCGTTATAATCGCCGGAAGGAGGGCCGGAGAGAAGGTCGTCGTCGTTGACGTCATCGACAGGAACTTCGTCCTCGTTACCGGCGCTGGCCTCAACAAGGTCAAGCGCAGGAGGATGAACGTCAAGCACCTCGAGCCCCTTCCGGAGAAGGTCAGCATCGAGCGCGGCGCCGACGACGAGGCCGTCAAGGCCGCCCTTGAGCAGGCTGGAATCAGCCTCGAGTGA